DNA from Rhinatrema bivittatum chromosome 1, aRhiBiv1.1, whole genome shotgun sequence:
GGACACACCTTCACCATATTCAAACTCCAGGATAGCCTTCAGATGTTGTTCCTGCTTAGACATGTGAAGAGTGCAGAGAACCCATTTTCACTGCTATGCACCATATGCCCTGGTCTTTGCTACCTTATCTTGCAGTGTCCTCTTGCAGACCTGGTAGTGCCTTTTGAAAGTATAGATTGTGCTAGATGAGATTGCCAAGATATTGACCTCTTCTGTGATGATCTTTCAGATCTGTCCCCAGGAAGTCACAGCTCCATGCCAAAGTGGAAGGAGTAATTATCCAGAACCTTGTAGACCAGCACCTCATTCTCTTCTATAGTTCAGCACCACTGGTATAGGTATCATCAGGGCAGAGCTGGTCCAACTCTTTCCCTCTCTGAGGAGCCATTGGGACTATGTTGGGGAGGACACCATCCCTTCCTGATGGCTCCTTCCTCTCACCACATACTTCTACAAtccacccatccctcccctcctttcttccCCACCACACTGCTCAAACTCTTATCTGCCTCCCTAAGCCTTGCATACTTCTTCCCCTCCTTCTCACCTTCATAGAAGGCCCACTCATTCCTACTTTCACTCAACACCATCCCCACTCCCCTATCCCTGGCTATGCGTCATTCTCTTCACAAGTATGCACACCAAatcctctctcacactctctacCACCAACAAAAACAATACAGACCGAGAAATTTTCATACTCAAGCATATCAGACAAGGGCAATACAAAAGGAAGGGAAACAATCTAACACACACAGAAGACAGTCTAGTCTGTAGTCTTAAACATTTTCTCGCTTTCCCACCAAAAACTAAACCCTCTGACTCCGAAGTTCTGATGCTTCCTCCCTCCTCACAGCACAGAGTGGCTGTACAAGATAGCCTTATACTTTTCTGAAAGGGACTCTTGTGCTATTTTGTAGCACATGTGTACAATAGCACAACCAATTCTTAGTGCAGTGAAATATTTTAGCATGAGTACAATATGTATATAATTATCTTAGTGCAGAGTATGACAGtcattttagcatgtgctaaattTGCCAAGTCGCCAGCAGTAATTAAAAATGTAACCCACTTTAAGTATACTGACCCCTATATGCAGTTCATACAAAATCAGTCTGACACAGAGGAAAACTAAGCTAAACCTATATTTACCAATGACCAGTGCAAGACTGTAGGATTACATTTTAGTTCAGCCTAGAAAAGTTCTTCTATCTGGTGTGTTACCTTGGTACAGCATATAGATAGTGCTATTAACTTCTAATTTTATGTAATTTATATTTATTCAATTAAAAAATGATAAAGCGATAACTTTGAACCAGAAACTTGTGTACTCATAAGTAATTccatataaatatacaaaaaagaaGTAAACAGTACACCATATTTGATATAATTATACAGAGAGAGGAGTACAAAAATatagggagaaggaagaggaaaaagatatGAAGAAGGACCATATCTAACTGGATTACGAGCTGCATCTAACATTGCTATGCTGCAGCTGATCTTGGTGTCTCCAGTCCGGTTCAAGCTCATCAGGTTAGAGCAATGGCTTCCTCAGCTGTGCATCTCTTGAGAGGTGCCTAGTGAAGATATTTGTAATGCTGCTACCTTGTCCTCAGTGATTactttcacatcacattactaCAGTTGGGCGGGCAGTTTTGCATCACATGCTTCAAAGGTAATGTGTACTCCACAGTGGGGTCCGGGTTGCTTAACAGTAAACACACCTCTGCAgcccttagcttgggactccccacagatcaaagctaattcagccctgcttatcaatggaaaaaagcaagtttgcttaccgtaaagtGTTTTCCGTAAATTCCAGGATGAATTAGCATTGAGATGCCTGCTCTCCTTCCTGGAGAGTAGACTATGGAGAGATATTAAAAGGTGTGcttgtccatgtgtgtgtgtgcttcccggcgcgtgcacgttataaaatcccatggccgTGCGCACGTGTgcaggattttataatccgcgtatGTGCGGGCAGTGAGTGCGCAGAAGGGccaattttttttagatattgcGTGGCAACACAATCGGACCTCCCCTAGTTCCTTCCCATttcgctccaattaaagagcgaactgggagggaacttccctacccatactccctctcttcccctctcctccccactgaACCCGTTCTCctaccttccctttttttttttttggtttcgtTGCTTACTGCTCTATTGCAGCAGAAGCAACTTAGCACGCCGGACAACTGCCGGCAtgtgcttccccggcacagctgcaaatggccgctgtaccggcagCCTCCAGCCCTGTCTTCCCCGCCCCTTGGAAcacccccttttcaggccccggCACTCATTCGCATACCAGGGTTtgtgcgcgtggccgggcctgtttgaaaattcgcccggcgtgtgtaaggcccggccacacacgtgaACCCCAGGATTCATGTATGCAGGTGTATAAAAATGTACCGTATATGCCTACTAGCTTTGACATGAACTGAAGAGGCTTCTGAGGCAATGCTCATGCAGGAACTCCTGCATatactcagtagagctcaaagctctactagcttggagagagagaTCTGTTCTATGCCAGCAGATGATGGTATATAACAGGatataacaggatgaattagctacaGATTaatgctaattcatcctgctatctatggaaaataccgtttacagtaagcaaatttgcttttttctctcctttctgtcacttttttccccatttccatTGCAGCTCTTTCCACTTAGTAACCTAACCACATCTTTCTGTGTCTGTCCTTCCTCTTGAGTGCTTAAACGCTTCTGACACTCTTCTGAAATTAACTTCCTCCAGGATTGCAAGGAAGTTCTTTTGTTATGTTGGTTGTTTTTAAGCAAAAGAAACTTCAAGTAATAATGCACCAGTTGACACAGTTTAGTACATAGAGGAGTGAATACCCAACTTGCTTATTATTGTTTATTTGCATACCTGTTTCCCTGCTTGAATACAGAACTATGGTAAAAGCATTTACCTCAACACTGAACAGAACATATGAACTGGAAGATGACCCCCCTCCATCAACACATTAGCAGTTCACATGGACTTCTTGTATCCATATTTCTCTGTCTATTGACCTTTTATGGTGGTCCTGGCCATTACCAGCCACTGAAATACTATCTGTAGCCTTTGGTTATTTATGGTTCAATAAATATCCCTTGATGTGTAACATTAATATTATGGTTACTTACTTTACAGCCATATCTGGTTTTCCTTTTCAGAATATGAAAGCTTTTCCCAGCACTAACAATCTGTTTAACGTAACATAAACATTTCGTGGAGTGCAAGTGTAACGACCCATTGTAGACAACATTAACGGCTTTTTACTCTGGCATGTCTTCccctagggggagggaggggaatccTTTTGTCCCCCCTCCAGGACAAAAGGATTCCCATCGTTCCCCCAGGCCCTGCTCCAGCCGTCTGCGCCTTGTACCTGCCCAAACGGAAGTGGGGTGTCattgacatcatgaacatgtgaTGCCCGCCCCCCTACAATGAAGCTCTTATTCACACCGACTGCGAGATCTGTTCAATAGCCATGCTCCGCCTGTGCTCCGTCTGTGACCGTATAAAACTTAgccagcagtaaaaaaaaaaacataaaagtacacacaatCAAACTGAAAACAtaacttttatttaactttttatggGTGTTGGATGGAAGGAAATTTAGAGGCGAATGCTTGGATAGCACCGATCAGTGCTGCCATATTTTCTCGCTCAGCAGCCATCATTTCCCCCATATTTTCTCGCTCAGCAGCCATTATTTCCGCCATATTTTCTCGCTGAGCAGCCATCAATTCCGCCATATTTTCTCGCTGAGCAGCCATCATTTCAACCATACATTCTCGAAAGTCAGCTCTCAGCGATCGCAATTCCTGGAGGATTTCCTCAtgatgacatagaaacatagaaacatagaaatgacggcagaagaagaccgaatggcccatccagtctgcccagcaagcctcacacattttttctctcattcttatctgttactcttagctccttgttctattccccttccacccccaccattaatgtagagagcagtgatggagctgcatgcaagtgaaatatctagcttgattagttaggggtagtaggggcagtaaccgccgcgataagcaagctacacccatgcttatttgttttacctagactatgttgtacagctcttgttggtttttttttacttctcccctgctgtagaagcagagagccatgctggatatgcattgaaagtgaagtatcaggcacatttggtttggggtagtaaccgccgtaacaagccagctactcctcgctttgtgattgcgaatcctttttttcttcacccctgtcgttgaagctatgcaggatatgcgtgaagcatcagttttttgtttttgttttttttttccccctgccgttgtttgttgtttgtttgtttgttaattttttttttcccctgccgttgaagcagagagctatgctggaaatgcgtgatgtatcagtctttctcccatgccgatgcagcagagaaccatgctggatatgcatggaaagtgaagtatcaggcacatttggtttggggtagtaaccgccgtaacaagccagctactccccgcgttttgagtgcgaaccctttttcttctcccttgccgttgtagcagagagctctgctggatgtgtgaagtatcagttattcttctcccctgtcattgaagcagagagctatgctgtatatgcattgaaagtgaagtatcaggcatatttggtttggggtagtaaccgccgtaacaagccagctactcccctctttgtgagtgcaaatccttttttccattacctcttgctgttgaagcttagagcgatgtaggagtcacagtatgcatgtgtatgtttatttaataagggtattgtgtcaatagccatcattctggcgagtcacccactcttcattggcggcctcttgactttatggatccgcagtgtttatcccacgcccctttgaagtctttcacagttctggtcttcaccacttcctccggaagggcattccaggcatccaccaccctctccgtgaagaaatacttcctgacattggttctgaatcttcctccctggagcctcaaatcatgacccctggttctgctgattattttcctacggaagaggtttgtcgttgtttttggatcattaaaacctttcaagtatctgaaagtctgtatcatatcacctctgctcctcctgttgTGAGGTTATTCCAGCCACTAATTGCTCGCTTAGGACATCATCGCCAAAAAGTGGCACTTCGAGGTCAGGTTCCACTGGCGCTATTTCCTCAGTCACTGGCGGGTCATCCAGTTGCTGGGATGTTTCCGGGTCTTGAAATGCTGGGGGGGTGGCTGGATCCTGGAGGTCCCCCAGAACGTCCGTTGATTCGTGGACAGGGACATCATACAGATCCAGTGTGACCATGTCCTCTGACACTTGCTGGCTGGGGGAGTCAGCGCTAGGCAGTGGGAAAACGAATTCATGGTTGTGGCCGGATTCTTCGCTCTCACCTTCGCCATTGTCCGTTGTTTCTGTGGATCGAGATATAGAAAGAGGTCACTGTCATTCCATATTTGTGAGGAGTTCATCGTTATGGATTGCAATACCAATGTGGAACCAAATCGTATTATTTTTATGCAACAACAATTACCATGCCAGAAGAGACGTGACATTACCTAAATGCCAATAAGATTGAAGGTCACATTACTCTCATGGTTTTTAATTAAAGgaataccctcataccagggccagtgcacacttccgcctaccggcgtCTTTTACCTTTATGTACCACTGCCACTTTGGCTGCCCAATATCAAAtgcaatcatagggtaacctctattttgtttaaaaccaTGATATACTGCCGCACACTTATTAGCAGTTCAgttcatttttcatgttttttttgttttttttaaatttatgtatattttttctttttttcagaatatCTTGTTAACTCATTTACTTTTCAATGACGCTACAAGTCCAAGAATCTCATTTGCTCTCTTTCATTTCAACTTTAAACTTAAAAAGTGCAATATCCTTTTTAAGAAACACTTTTATCTAGCACTTATCTTGTTCTTTGGAGCCAATGCTCTGCTTAATCACTGGAGCCGAAGTTTCAATGCTCTGCCAAGGTAGTCCTGAGACAATGCTCTGTCAAATTGCTGGAGCCAAAATTTTAGTGCTCTGCAAAAAaagcccgacaccgctggtgttttgAAGTCACTTCTTCGTCAGGGGCTAAACAGGCGTTTCCACAATGAAATGAGCGCGGCAATTCCGCAGAGCACTAAAAttcgaaaaaaagaaaaaaatattcggACTTGTAGCGTCATTGAAAAGTAAATGAGTTAACAAGatattctgaaaaaaagaaaaatatacataaatttaaaaaaaacaaaaaaaacatgaaaaatgaacTGAACTGCTAATAAGTGTGCGGCAGTATATCAtggttttaaacaaaatagaggttaccctatgattgcaTTTGATATTGGGCAGCCAAAGTGGCAGTGGTACATAAAGGGTAAAAGTGGTACATAAAGGTAAAAGacgccggtaggcggaagtgtgcactggccctggtatgagggtattcCTTTAATTAAAAACCATGAGAGTAATGTGACCTTCAATCTTATTGATATTATTTTGTCACATTGGTGCCAGTTTTTTCCGGTTTTGAGTGTTATATTACCTAAATGCCATCACATACTATTGCAACAAGTACAGTGATGATAGGGCAATGAACGATGCAAATGTTTAATGCTGTTtcgaaattttaaaaaaaaagagcaaacacACATGGGTGGACCACTCATCAGCCATACAGTTAACATGCTACGGTAACCAGATTTAGCTAAATACATACCTGCACGAGCTGATGTGTCCGTGGTGTGCTGCGTCTGGATGCCCAGGACGACCTCCTTCCTCATAGTTCggagaaccatctcctccaccgGTGTAAGCACGATGCTGCACGGTGGCCCTCCACCGGTCCTCTTTGCAGAGGCATTGATTTTAGCGGCCTTCTCTTTCACCTCTTTCTTGGTGTCCCGCCACCGGTGCTGCACCTGCTTAACCTCCCGTGGCGTCACAGAAAGTGAGCTTACATCTTGGGCAATTTTTTCCCAAATCTTTTTTCTGCTGGTCCACGAAATCTTCGACTTGAAGAGAAGGCCATGTTTTTCGCATACCGCACGACACAAAACCTCTTTCTCTTCATCCGTAAAGCGCGCCTTACGGGTTCGCTTTGGGGGTGGCTGGCTGGCGCTTGAGTCTTCCTCTCGTTGCTGCTGCACTGCATGGTCCTCTAACTCACCCATAGTGTGCTTTCCCGGCATAGTTAAACCTGAACGGTGACAAAGAGCTCGTGATTAATGGACAGCACAGCAGACATTACATCTGTTAAAAGTACTACAAAATATTGTGGCCTCTGTATAGCCTCGATGAAGGGCCATTCCACAAACTGTTGCCACTTTCCGTGCTCCACCTCCACCGTGAAATCATTTGTTTCCATGGCATCTTTTCCTGAAAAGGAGAAAACAAGAAGGCGAACGGGTTTTAAAGAACGATGACAATGTGGCTAACGACCAAGACAATCGAAAACAGCCTTCCCGCCATGGATTCAGATTCCATGGAGGGGTGCGAGAAAGGACGGGAACATCCTTGTTCCGCGGCCATTTCATCTTTCGAACGTCCGTTCCAGCGGGGAACCAAAGGAACGCTAAACTCTACTCTTCATGCATGGACGCACAAGAAAAAAGCATAGAAGACAGTAGCAAAGGTACGGCGGATTCTAGGCTTCTCCTTGTGCGCCCAAACATAAGCGCTCATGAAAGGCCTGCAAATGCACCGGGATCTACCACAAGGGACACcgaatttaaggaaaaaaaataaagcgtGCTTTGCATTGCTTACCTGCTTAAAGCCTTGACGATCCCCCGTTCAATTTCCAACGAAACTGCTGTACGCGTGTGTCGGAGTCCAAACGAAGTCGAAAGTAAATTCACCATTCACAGAAGCGACCTATATACACGCCCATGGTAGTAGTATGATGCTGTGCTGGCCAATTGGAAACGTGAGTTACCAAACCAATGGGAAACTCCAGTTCTAGAAAGGCGACAAAATGGCGGGAACGAACATGGCGAACCGAATGGCCGCTTAAATCAAGGATTGAGTGGCTCTGTTGTTCCGCCGTTGGAAAATGGAGAGCCGAAGGGCCGCTCAAGTCTAGGATTGAGCGGCTCTGTTCCGCCGTTGGAAAATGGTGAACCGAAGGGCCGCTCAAGTCTAGGATTGAGCGGCTCTGTTGTTCCGCCATTGaaaaatggcgaaccgaagggCCGCTCAAGTCTAGGATTGAGCGGCTCTGTTGTTCCGCCGTTGGAAAATGGTGAACCGAAGGGCCGCTTAAGTCTAGGATTGAGCGGCTCTGTTGTTCCGCCGTTggaaaatggcgaaccgaagggCCGCTTAAGTCTAGGGTCAGGGATCGAGCGGCTCTTTTGTTCAGCAGGAGGCAGGGCGCTGGCACGTGCAATAACACATCCGGGCGGCCATTTCTGTTCAAGATGCCGAGAGGAAGATCTCCAAATTTCTGTGACGGAGATATAAGACTGCTGGCGCAGCTGGTGGCGGCCGATGAGCGCCACCTGTTCTTCCGCCCTGGGCACCAGCGGGACCAGGACAGGGCCGATGAGGCCTGGCGGGCGCTCAGGGCGCAATTCAACGCCCAAGCAGAGCGTCCAAGGGAGGTATGATCATAGGACTCTGTTTTTGACTATCTTGTGACATGCATGGAAAAGTAAAGGTTTAACATCTTTGATTTGTGGGTTTGTTTTGTATTGTTGTGTGTGAGAGTTGGAAACTGATCCTTGACTTGCAAGAACAATTTACGGTTGGTCGCTTTGTAGAGCTGTGCCACTACAGGACACATGGGACTTGACTTGTTAGATGTATTTGTGTACTAGATTTGTATTGTGATGGGGATGACAAAAGTAAAAATGACACCTGACTTGTTAGGTTTGAATGTAGTTCAGCCTCTGTAGTTCAACTTTTCTTTTTGCTATTGTTAAACCACAGATGGAGGCATTGAAGAAGCGGGCACGGAGGATCCGGAAGGAGGAGCCGGACTACCTGCGGGCCCACAGAAGACAGGATGGTAGGTGCAGTTAATAGCCTTTACGGTAGAGCTGAAAGCGTTAAAGGAATTTGGTATAATACTGTTCTCGATCTCTGCATGGGCAGCAGCAAAAGTTATATGTTTTCGCCTTTCAGAAAGCAGCAGTGATGGTGATGGCGGCGATCCACAACATGCTGCGCCGGAACAACGCCACGGTGAGCCTTTGATAGCCTTTGTCACGCCAATGTAATTTGCACATGAACATGTGTGTAATGGTACCGGTTATGTTCCTGTTCAAAATGTTGCTAGCTTCTGTTTCTTGTTGTGCATGAATTCATGGAGGACGGGGTTAAGGCCttaactttttctcttttcagatacttcGGAGGAAGAGATGCTGCTGCCTattctcccgccccccccccccccccaccatggacCGTCCCTCCGTGATCCTTCCCGTCCCagtttccctacccccccccccatctcccctgCTCCCCCTGATAACCAGGTCACCCCCATTTTGCGAGCAATCGCAGGAGCTCAGTCACTGCTGGTCTTGGCGCGGGCTCCTGCAGGGTCGCCACCGCCTGCAGACCATCAATGACTgcgttcctcctcctcctcccccatggcacg
Protein-coding regions in this window:
- the LOC115077125 gene encoding forkhead box protein G1-like; protein product: MPVDQKNMEALKKRARRIRKEEPDYLRAHRRQDESSSDGDGGDPQHAAPEQRHDTSEEEMLLPILPPPPPPHHGPSLRDPSRPSFPTPPPISPAPPDNQVTPILRAIAGAQSLLVLARAPAGSPPPADHQ